A window of the Branchiibius hedensis genome harbors these coding sequences:
- a CDS encoding DUF1684 domain-containing protein yields MSNAVIDSTDFAADWQQWHQQHEQTRADRHGFLAVTGLHFLSQEPQRFDRAPGQWWTDQSGVHVRLDDGETLTRDGERLDGTVDFGVIPERAGVTVGFEDGVIEVAKRGGEDIIRPRHPDHEILAGYEGTPTFAPDPAWVIEGRYSAYDEPIPTTVGAAVDGLQHVYDAPGEIHFTKDGQDLTLVAFPGHGGNLLVLLRDATSGISTYAANRALSVPAPDAAGRVTLDFNRATNLPCAYTPYATCPLPPAQNTLPIAVEAGEKTPL; encoded by the coding sequence ATGAGTAATGCCGTGATCGACAGCACCGACTTCGCCGCCGACTGGCAGCAGTGGCACCAGCAGCATGAGCAGACCCGCGCCGACCGGCACGGCTTCCTGGCCGTCACCGGTCTGCACTTCTTGTCGCAGGAGCCGCAGCGCTTCGACCGCGCTCCGGGCCAGTGGTGGACCGACCAGAGCGGCGTCCACGTCCGCCTCGATGACGGCGAAACGCTGACTAGGGACGGTGAGCGCCTCGATGGCACTGTCGACTTCGGCGTGATCCCCGAACGCGCCGGTGTCACAGTGGGATTCGAGGATGGCGTCATCGAAGTCGCCAAGCGTGGAGGTGAGGACATCATCCGCCCACGGCACCCCGACCACGAGATCCTGGCTGGCTACGAGGGCACGCCCACGTTCGCCCCCGATCCGGCGTGGGTGATCGAGGGCCGCTACTCGGCGTACGACGAACCCATCCCCACCACGGTCGGTGCCGCGGTCGACGGCTTGCAGCACGTCTACGACGCACCCGGGGAGATCCACTTCACCAAGGACGGCCAGGACCTGACCCTGGTCGCCTTCCCGGGGCACGGGGGCAATCTGCTGGTGCTGTTGCGTGACGCCACGAGCGGGATCAGCACGTACGCCGCGAACCGGGCTCTGTCGGTGCCCGCACCTGATGCGGCGGGTCGGGTCACGCTCGACTTCAACCGCGCGACCAACCTGCCGTGCGCGTACACGCCGTACGCCACCTGCCCGCTGCCGCCGGCGCAGAACACGCTGCCGATCGCGGTCGAGGCCGGTGAGAAGACGCCGCTGTGA